In Tessaracoccus sp. MC1865, the DNA window GGCGAGCACGTCGACCCGCCCGGTGTCGGTGAAACCGAGGCGGCGGTATGCGCGCCGCCCCGCAACGTTGTCCTCCATGACTGCGAGCACGACATGGTCGGCACCGGCCCGACGCATTTCGTCCTCACACGCGCCCACTGCGACGGAGATCACCATCGACACGGTGCCCATGACCTGACCAGGGCGATCCGGGGGAACCAGACGCATGGCGGGTCCCATCCGAAGTAGTTCAGGTGATTCGTGGGCCGTGCAGGAGGGTGCCGCAGGCCGAAGTACCACCTTGCTCATCCGACGCCCGTATAGATCACCCAAGTGGCGGGCTCGGGATGGCTGATCGGATGAGCGCCAGCGGCTCGGTCATAGGATCCCCCAGACGGTGACGATGGCCAGCCCGGCGTCGAGCACCGCACAGAACTCCGCATAGCGTCGACCCCCGACCTTGTGCCGGCGGTGATGCACGACATCCCACACCGCGTGGGCCAAGAGACCAACCGCGATGAGCACAGCAGCGATCATGTGCGTCGACAGGGCAGCCAGCAAGGCAATCCCACCGAACGCAACCAAACCGTACAGCTGGACCCGATTGTCGGGAGCAGCCCACGCCCCGCGCGCCCGTCCGACGCCGATCAGGATGATCGAGGCGACCGCAAGCAGGAGGAAGGGCATGAGCTCGGCCCCGGTGAATCTGCCCGACAGCACGATCGGGAAGGAGCCGACGAACGCCCACCACGCCTGTGCCTGACGTCCGGTCGCTGCGCACAGCACGTAGATGACGGCAATGACGGCAACCACGCTGGCAAGTGTCGCGCTCACGCCGGAACCCGTGCCGCTGACGAGCGCGAAACCCAGACCGAGCGCGCTCGGCCACCAGTGGAGCCCGTGGCGTGCCCCCACGGGTGGCCGTGCTTCCGTCAGGTCGGGATGGTGAACCGGAGCGCTGTGCTGAGCCATGATCAATCCATATCTGTGAGTTCGGACCCTCACGCCACGCTGGCTCCCCCGCCCACAGCGACGGGGGTGGCAGAGGCCATGCCAACGGCAGAGCAAGGGTTTGATCTGCGTGACAGCCTTGCGCGTGGTGGGAGATCACAGGACGGCCACCTGGCCACACCCCAGTAGCTGATCGGTGGAGGATCCGGACGAGAACACCAGCGCCGACTCGACTCGAGGTTCTCGCCGAGGATGCGCCGAGACAGTCGGGTCGAATTCCTTCAAGACGCATCGATGAACGAGACGGGTTCAACTCCGGCGGTACACGGAGGGCTGCTTAGAGGTCTGCGATTCCGGCAGGCCGCGCAGGTCAGCCACTGCTGAACGTTCGTCGTCCTGCCCGTTCGGCGAAACGATCAAGAGCCGAGAGCAGGTCTGGGACGGTCCAGACCCTGACGCCACCGATCGGCTTCTCGACACGTATCACTTGGAAAGACGCGGCAGCGCGTGGCCTTGGTCAGACTCGTTGAAACGGGCCAGGCTGGATCGGTCGCGACGCCGCTCCCCGCTGAGCGGCCACTGACGCCACTGCCACACGTCATCATGGTGATGGTCCTCACGTCGCGCTCGGTTCCCCAGTGGGGCACGATGCGAAGCCGCCAGTCCTGTTCGTAGGCCGTCGCCGTGGAGAGGGCCAGCGGCCGGGGCCGCTGGGCCAGGAAGCGTTCATAGGTCTCTTGAAGAGTGTGGACCACAGGAAGGCTGGCTTCGACTTCTTCGGGAGACCGCCACTCACCGCGCTCGATGGCGCGCTCCTGCATCAGGAGCCAGTGCTCGGCGTCGCTCTTGTGGGTGAAGGTCGTGGGAGCGGTCACTCTTCTTTGAGGATCGTCCGGATGAGTGAAGCTCGCCTGATAGCGCTTACTTGGGAGCCGTCGGATGTAACCAAAATGTCTCATGACAGTCTGAACCCCGCCAGACTGCCCTTAGCGCGTGCGATGAACGTGCGATCTGAACGGTCTTTTCTGTCCCTTCGAGGGCACTTGGGTCCAAGGTGGAACAAGTAAACTCCCTAGTCAAGTGCGTTTGACTAGGGAGTTCAGCCGTGGAGCATAGGGGACTCGAACCCCTAACTTCCACCTTGCAAAGGTGGCACTCTACCAATTGAGTTAATGCCCCGAAGTGCGCGTGGCAAGTATAGGGGCACTTCCGGCCGACAACCAAAGCTGCGACGGCGGGGCCACCGGCTGGTGGAGAGGCTTCCCACCCCGGCCACGCCGGATCCAGATCTGAGGTGGCGGACGGCCCCAAATCTAGATTTGGGGCCACCTAGATTTGAGGCCACCCCGGCCTCAGAAGCCAGGGCCCAGGGGCAGAAGCGTCAGACGATGTCCTCGGCCTTCTCCCGCTCCGCAGATGCGGCCTCGTCGGTGCTCTGCTCTTCCGCAGCGAGCTCGGCCGCGATCCGCGCCCGGTAGTTCGCCTTCTCGGCCTCGGTCTTCTCGGCGTCCCAGCCCAGAGCGGCAGCCGCGACCTCGGCGACCTCGTCGACGGCCGCGCCACCGCGGTCACGCGCCTCGGAATTGAGGCGCACCCGGGCGATGAAGATGTCCTCCAGGTGCAGCGCGCCCTCGACGGTGCAGGCGCGGTGCACCTCGGCGCGCAAGAACTGCGGCGCCGCCGCGAGGGGCTCACCCAAGGTGGGGTCGTCGTCGATGGTGGCCAGGAGTTCCGGCAGCTCAGAGCCGTAGCGCGACAAGAGGTGCTGCACCCGGTCCGCGTCGAACCCATACTTGGCGCCCAGGCGCCCCGCCTGGTTGCGCACGGCGTCGAGACCGTCGGCACCCAGCAGCGGGAGGTCGAACGTCACCGACCGACGGGTCTTGGCGTCGGACTCCCCCAGAGCGAAGTCCACGGCGTCCTCAGCCATCACGCGGTAGGTGGTCAACTTGCCACCGGCGATGGCGACCATGCCCGGGATGACCTCGGTGACGGTGTGTTCGCGGGAGACCTTCGTCGACTTCGACTCGTCCAGCACCTTCGGCTGCAGCAACGGCCGGAGGCCGGCGTAGGTGCCGATGATGTCGTCGCGGGTCAGCGGGCGGGCCAACACCTCGTTGGCGTGGGCCAGCACGTAGTCAATGTCGGCCGAGGTGGGTACCGGGTGCTTCAACTGCTCGTGCCAGGCGGTGTCGGTGGTGCCGATCACCCAGTAGTGCTGCCACGGGATGATGAACAGCACAGACTTCTCGGTGCGCAGGAACATGCCGGCCTTCGCCTTGATCCGCTCGCGCGGGATCACGATGTGGATGCCCTTGGACGCCAGCACCTTCAGGCCGCCGGTGCCTCCGGCCATGTCCTGGGTCTCTTCGGTCCACACGCCGGTGGCGTTGATGATGCGCTTGGCCTTGATGGTCAGCTCGTCGCCGTTCTCCAGGTCCACCGCCTTCACACCGCTGGCGTGACCGCGGTCATCCTTGAGGATATCGGTGACCCGGACGCGGCTTGCAGCCTCGGCGCCGAACTTGGCGGCGGTGCGGATCAGCGTGATGACCAGGCGCGCGTCGTCGACCCGGGCGTCATAGAACTCGATGGCGCCGGTGAGCGCCGACGGCTTGATGTCGGGGAAGTGGCGCATGGCGCCCTTCTTGAAGAGGTGCTTCTGCAGCGGCACGGTCTTCTTGAACCCGGCGCCGATGACGGCCAGCGCGTCATACATCCCCACGCCGACGGCGGAGTAGGCCCGCTCGATCACCGGCGTCTTCAGCGGCCACAGGAACGGCTGGGCCTCGACGAGGTGCGGAGCGATCACGGTGAGCAGTCGGCCGCGCTCCTTCAGAGCCTCCGCCACCAGCTTGAAGTCCAGGTTGTACAGGTAGCGCAGGCCGCCGTGCACCAGCCGCGAGGACCGCGAAGAGGTGCCCGAGGCCCAGTCCTGTCCCTCGATGACGGCGGTGCGCAGGCCTCGCGCGGCTGCGTCCAGCGCGATTCCTGCACCCGTCACACCGCCGCCGATCACAAGGACGTCGAAGGTTTCTGACGACATGGCCGACAATGAGGCGGCACGCTGTTGGGGGGTCAACACAGTCATGAGGGCTCCTTTGCTCCTGCCCAGCTTCACCCGGCTGCACGATGTTTGCAACATCGGTGCACGTTTGTGCACGCAGCGCTCTAGGATGAGGGAGGGGTTGCACCACGTCGTCGGCAAACCCCGCTGAGGAGGGGGAACGCATGGCGGAGGCAACAACCGAGACGTTGCTCAGGGTGGCGCAGATGTACTACGTCCAATCAGAGACGATGGACGCCATCGCCCACCTGATGGGCGTGTCACGCTCCACCGTCTCCCGGCTCCTGAAGGAGGCCCGCGACCGTGGCCTGGTGCGCATCTCCATCACGGATCCCAACCGCCCGCTGAGCCGGATCGCAGAGCTCTTCCGCAAGCACTTCAACGTCGACGCCCACCTGGTGCAGGTCCGTCCCGGGGCGAGCAACATCTTCCGCCTCGACCAGGTCGCCCGGCTGGCCGCCAGCGTCGTCAGCGATGCGGTGACCGACGGCGACATCGTCGGCGTGGCCTGGGGCACCACCACCTCGGCGATCGCGGCCCACCTGAAGCCCCTGGAAGTGAGCGGCGTCACCGTGATCGGGCTGAACGGCGGCGCCAACTCCCAGACCACCGGGCTGCCCTACGTCGGCAACATCCTCCACCGGTTCGCCAACGCGTTCCGTGCACAGGAACAACTGATGGCACTCCCCGCCTTCTTCGACGACCCGCGCACCCGCGAGGCGATGTGGCGCGAGCGCTCCACCCGCCACATCCTCGCGGTGCGCGCCGAGTGCAGCGTCGCGCTCTTCGGCGTCGGGGGCCTCGACGCCGAACTGCAGAGCCACGTCTACGCCTCCAACTACCTCAGCAAGGAAGACCTCGACTCCCTGGTGCGCGACGGTGTGGTCGGCGACATCTGCACCGTCAT includes these proteins:
- a CDS encoding N-acetyltransferase; this translates as MRLVPPDRPGQVMGTVSMVISVAVGACEDEMRRAGADHVVLAVMEDNVAGRRAYRRLGFTDTGRVDVLADGRRELWMVKLLR
- a CDS encoding glycerol-3-phosphate dehydrogenase/oxidase, with protein sequence MTVLTPQQRAASLSAMSSETFDVLVIGGGVTGAGIALDAAARGLRTAVIEGQDWASGTSSRSSRLVHGGLRYLYNLDFKLVAEALKERGRLLTVIAPHLVEAQPFLWPLKTPVIERAYSAVGVGMYDALAVIGAGFKKTVPLQKHLFKKGAMRHFPDIKPSALTGAIEFYDARVDDARLVITLIRTAAKFGAEAASRVRVTDILKDDRGHASGVKAVDLENGDELTIKAKRIINATGVWTEETQDMAGGTGGLKVLASKGIHIVIPRERIKAKAGMFLRTEKSVLFIIPWQHYWVIGTTDTAWHEQLKHPVPTSADIDYVLAHANEVLARPLTRDDIIGTYAGLRPLLQPKVLDESKSTKVSREHTVTEVIPGMVAIAGGKLTTYRVMAEDAVDFALGESDAKTRRSVTFDLPLLGADGLDAVRNQAGRLGAKYGFDADRVQHLLSRYGSELPELLATIDDDPTLGEPLAAAPQFLRAEVHRACTVEGALHLEDIFIARVRLNSEARDRGGAAVDEVAEVAAAALGWDAEKTEAEKANYRARIAAELAAEEQSTDEAASAEREKAEDIV
- a CDS encoding sugar-binding transcriptional regulator; this encodes MAEATTETLLRVAQMYYVQSETMDAIAHLMGVSRSTVSRLLKEARDRGLVRISITDPNRPLSRIAELFRKHFNVDAHLVQVRPGASNIFRLDQVARLAASVVSDAVTDGDIVGVAWGTTTSAIAAHLKPLEVSGVTVIGLNGGANSQTTGLPYVGNILHRFANAFRAQEQLMALPAFFDDPRTREAMWRERSTRHILAVRAECSVALFGVGGLDAELQSHVYASNYLSKEDLDSLVRDGVVGDICTVMLREDGSYRDLEINRRATGMTPVELQRIPRRICVVSGLAKAAPVLGALRAGVATDLVIDEDTARAVLHRMNPSLRLT